In a genomic window of Candidatus Nanopelagicales bacterium:
- a CDS encoding DNA adenine methylase — MAGGGDRTRATGWSYDEPLFDCEQLPLPPTRVGLKPVNVAQVPLISPFRYPGGKTWLVPWVRTWARKHRLSTFVEPFAGGASCGLMVASETLARTVHLNELDPVVASVWELLVNGSDADTNALCQLILEFEVTLDNVKREHERKPDTLVSRAFQTIVRNRTARGGILASGAGISKAGEAGRGLRSRWYPETLVRRMRIIRTIRQRLVFTQLDALDLMVDRNLDQSECGWFIDPPYTVGGKRAGSRLYTQHEVDHKQVFSLAAELRGPVMMTYDESREVRELADEFEFLVERVPMKSTHHALHRELVLSRG, encoded by the coding sequence ATGGCGGGTGGTGGGGACAGGACGCGCGCGACTGGCTGGTCCTACGACGAGCCTCTGTTCGACTGTGAACAACTTCCGCTCCCTCCCACCCGGGTGGGACTCAAACCCGTGAACGTCGCGCAAGTGCCTCTCATCTCGCCCTTCCGGTATCCGGGCGGCAAGACGTGGCTCGTGCCGTGGGTTCGCACATGGGCGAGGAAACACAGGCTGTCGACGTTCGTCGAGCCATTCGCCGGCGGAGCCTCGTGCGGACTGATGGTGGCATCTGAAACTCTCGCCAGGACCGTGCACCTCAATGAGCTCGATCCGGTCGTCGCGTCTGTGTGGGAACTCTTGGTCAACGGGTCAGACGCTGATACGAATGCGTTGTGTCAACTTATCCTCGAGTTCGAAGTAACACTCGACAATGTGAAACGCGAGCATGAGCGAAAGCCAGACACGCTGGTGAGTCGGGCCTTCCAGACGATCGTGCGAAACCGGACGGCCCGAGGCGGCATCCTTGCCAGCGGAGCCGGGATCAGCAAGGCGGGCGAGGCTGGAAGGGGACTGCGCTCCAGATGGTATCCGGAGACGTTGGTTCGCAGAATGCGAATCATTCGCACGATCCGTCAGCGACTAGTCTTCACACAGCTTGACGCCCTGGACTTGATGGTTGACCGCAACCTCGATCAATCCGAGTGCGGTTGGTTCATCGATCCGCCCTATACCGTCGGCGGAAAGCGGGCTGGTAGTCGGCTGTATACGCAACACGAAGTCGACCACAAGCAGGTCTTCTCGCTGGCTGCGGAACTGCGAGGCCCAGTCATGATGACCTACGACGAAAGCCGAGAGGTGCGCGAACTGGCCGACGAATTCGAATTCTTAGTTGAGCGAGTTCCCATGAAGTCGACCCATCACGCGCTGCACAGGGAGCTTGTGCTCAGCAGAGGGTGA
- a CDS encoding histidine phosphatase family protein has translation MSERTLVVMRHAKSDWPLGVADADRPLALRGRRDAFAAARWLAAEVPVIDRVWLSPATRTRQTWEIVSRDRTDEPVTCIEPAVYAAPGGGLLDVIRTSAGEDRVVAVVAHNPGCQDLVESLAGSGSDSAALERVRVKYPTMGIAVLRFVGPWADLDEGCAQLVEFAAPRG, from the coding sequence GTGAGTGAGCGAACGTTGGTAGTCATGCGCCACGCCAAGTCGGACTGGCCGCTGGGCGTCGCGGACGCGGACCGCCCGCTGGCACTGCGTGGCCGCCGGGACGCGTTCGCTGCAGCCCGCTGGCTTGCCGCTGAAGTCCCTGTGATCGACAGAGTCTGGCTCTCTCCAGCAACGCGGACGCGGCAGACGTGGGAGATCGTGTCCCGCGACCGGACCGACGAACCCGTGACGTGCATTGAACCCGCCGTCTACGCGGCGCCCGGGGGCGGACTGCTGGATGTCATCCGGACGTCAGCAGGCGAGGATCGAGTCGTGGCCGTGGTCGCCCACAACCCGGGCTGCCAGGACCTCGTTGAGAGCCTGGCGGGCTCGGGCAGTGACTCAGCCGCGCTCGAGCGAGTGAGGGTCAAGTATCCGACGATGGGCATCGCCGTGTTGCGGTTCGTCGGACCCTGGGCGGATCTCGATGAAGGGTGCGCTCAACTCGTTGAGTTCGCGGCGCCCAGGGGCTGA